The following are from one region of the Mesorhizobium sp. B4-1-4 genome:
- a CDS encoding glutathione S-transferase family protein has product MIVFYHNPWSRASGVHWLLEELGVPFEFSRVDIRAKEGVPESYRAIQPNKKVPAIDHDGTIITERAAITIYLADTFAEAGLAPAIGDRARATYLTWLVYSDSVLDPVVAAKAHGKEFMGSRYSYGSFSEMVANLERTLSSRPYIAGDKFTAADTQIGSGVHFATNVLRVLPEHRVFRAYMDRLAARPAFQRYSQREYEMAQAAGMLDSR; this is encoded by the coding sequence ATGATCGTCTTCTACCACAATCCCTGGTCACGCGCCTCCGGCGTCCATTGGCTGCTCGAGGAACTCGGTGTGCCGTTCGAATTCTCGCGCGTCGACATCCGTGCGAAAGAGGGCGTTCCTGAATCCTACCGGGCAATCCAGCCGAACAAGAAGGTGCCGGCCATCGACCACGACGGCACCATCATCACCGAACGCGCCGCGATAACCATCTACCTCGCCGATACCTTCGCCGAAGCCGGCCTCGCGCCCGCCATCGGCGATCGTGCACGGGCCACTTATCTGACCTGGCTGGTCTATTCGGATTCCGTCTTGGATCCAGTGGTGGCCGCCAAGGCACATGGCAAAGAATTCATGGGCAGCCGCTATTCCTACGGGTCCTTCTCCGAGATGGTTGCCAATCTGGAGAGGACGCTTTCGTCGCGGCCGTATATCGCCGGCGACAAATTTACGGCGGCAGACACGCAAATCGGCAGTGGCGTCCATTTTGCGACAAACGTGCTGCGCGTGCTGCCCGAGCATCGGGTCTTCCGAGCCTATATGGATCGTCTTGCCGCCCGTCCGGCATTCCAGCGCTATTCGCAAAGGGAATATGAGATGGCGCAGGCGGCCGGAATGCTCGACAGCCGCTGA
- a CDS encoding LysR family transcriptional regulator has product MRPTLDSDLLRTFVAIAETGNFTKAAEQAGRTQSAVSMQMKKLEGLVGDSLFERGSRGVVLTRRGGELIVNARRIVSLLDETAASITAAPLGGPVRIGIPEEYGLAILSRALGAFSKRHAQVEVTVRYAHSGAQIAALAAGELDLCVMFEWQDPSGGEVLMHDPTVWVTSNLHHMHEERPVPIALYNRAGWCKDFAIKSLEQRGLAYRVAYTSDTNGGLKLAVTSGLAIAPISRSNIPDGCRELSSVDGFGAIDSSNVVMHRNPNASGEAIDGMQEAIREAFRQDV; this is encoded by the coding sequence ATGCGGCCGACCCTCGACAGCGATCTCCTGCGCACCTTCGTGGCCATTGCCGAGACCGGCAATTTCACCAAGGCGGCGGAGCAGGCGGGCCGCACCCAGTCGGCCGTGTCGATGCAGATGAAAAAGCTTGAAGGACTGGTCGGCGACAGCCTGTTCGAGCGCGGTTCACGCGGCGTCGTGCTGACGCGGCGGGGCGGCGAACTCATCGTCAATGCCCGCCGCATCGTCTCGCTGCTCGACGAGACGGCGGCGTCGATCACCGCGGCGCCGCTGGGCGGGCCGGTGCGCATCGGCATTCCCGAGGAATATGGCCTCGCCATCTTGTCACGCGCGCTCGGCGCGTTTTCGAAACGCCACGCCCAGGTCGAGGTTACCGTTCGCTACGCGCATTCGGGGGCACAGATCGCGGCGCTCGCGGCCGGTGAACTCGATCTGTGCGTGATGTTCGAATGGCAGGATCCGTCCGGCGGCGAGGTGCTGATGCACGATCCGACCGTCTGGGTGACCTCGAACCTGCATCACATGCATGAAGAACGTCCGGTGCCGATCGCCCTCTACAACCGGGCAGGCTGGTGCAAGGATTTCGCCATCAAGTCGCTGGAGCAGCGCGGCCTTGCCTACCGCGTCGCCTATACGAGCGACACCAATGGCGGGCTGAAGCTTGCCGTCACCTCGGGGTTGGCGATCGCGCCGATTTCACGCAGCAACATTCCGGACGGCTGCCGTGAGTTGTCATCCGTCGATGGGTTCGGCGCCATCGATTCCTCGAATGTGGTGATGCATCGCAACCCGAACGCATCCGGCGAGGCGATCGACGGCATGCAAGAGGCGATCCGGGAAGCGTTCAGGCAAGATGTCTGA
- a CDS encoding DMT family transporter: MHNRMARGILSLCLGVLVFSLQDPLVKSVSSGYPVTEVMAIRSIVALPILIVLVHADVGLRAILSKRFGLLTVRAFIQFTSYTVYYLAIAALPLADAVALYFMAPLFIMALAGPYLGERVSWQTLATVLIGLLGVVVMVRPGAGLFDGAALLSLGSAALYGLSQLMTRKIGDTESSTVMAFYQNGAYLVGAAVVAATFHLAGVSHAVHPSLEFLVRPWIWPTLPDFLKMAACGLVASAGMILLSQGYRLAPANRVATFEYTGILWSPLWGFLFFAEVPRPTTVIGAALIIGAGLLALNAGRRRSTAPALAATDPA; the protein is encoded by the coding sequence ATGCACAATAGGATGGCGCGCGGCATCCTGAGCCTGTGTCTGGGTGTGCTGGTCTTCTCGCTGCAGGACCCGCTGGTCAAATCCGTGTCGAGCGGTTACCCGGTGACCGAGGTGATGGCGATCCGTTCGATCGTCGCCTTGCCTATCCTGATCGTTCTTGTCCACGCCGATGTCGGCCTGCGGGCGATCCTGTCGAAACGGTTCGGCCTGCTGACGGTGCGTGCCTTCATCCAGTTCACCTCCTACACGGTGTACTACCTGGCCATCGCCGCCCTGCCGCTGGCCGACGCCGTTGCGCTCTATTTCATGGCGCCGCTTTTCATCATGGCGCTAGCCGGACCCTATCTTGGCGAGCGCGTCTCCTGGCAGACGCTGGCGACCGTATTGATCGGGCTGCTCGGCGTTGTCGTGATGGTGCGGCCCGGCGCCGGGCTGTTCGACGGGGCAGCGCTGTTGTCGTTGGGCTCGGCGGCGCTCTACGGCTTGTCGCAGCTGATGACGCGCAAGATCGGCGACACCGAATCGTCCACCGTCATGGCCTTCTATCAGAACGGCGCTTATTTGGTCGGCGCCGCCGTGGTCGCCGCCACATTTCACCTTGCCGGCGTAAGCCACGCCGTTCACCCGAGCCTGGAGTTTCTGGTGCGACCGTGGATATGGCCGACGCTGCCGGATTTCCTCAAGATGGCCGCCTGCGGTCTCGTCGCCTCGGCCGGCATGATCCTCTTGTCGCAGGGCTACCGGCTGGCGCCGGCAAACCGCGTTGCCACCTTCGAATACACCGGCATCCTGTGGTCGCCGCTCTGGGGTTTTCTGTTCTTCGCCGAAGTGCCGCGGCCGACCACCGTGATCGGTGCCGCTCTCATCATCGGCGCCGGCCTGCTGGCGCTCAACGCAGGGCGGCGCCGGAGCACGGCGCCGGCGCTCGCCGCCACCGATCCAGCCTGA
- a CDS encoding response regulator, with amino-acid sequence MAKLLIVEDDESVRTLAARALERAGHTIDIAADGAQGLSLIRAANGAYDLVVSDIRMPEMDGIEMAIAAAALFPAMKIMLMTGYADQRERAEELNGIILDVVQKPFTLAEIRSRVDKALICFA; translated from the coding sequence ATGGCAAAGCTTCTGATCGTCGAGGACGATGAGTCCGTCCGCACCCTCGCAGCCCGCGCGCTCGAACGCGCCGGCCACACAATCGATATCGCCGCGGATGGCGCGCAAGGCCTTTCGCTGATCCGGGCCGCGAATGGCGCTTACGACCTCGTCGTTTCCGATATCCGTATGCCGGAGATGGACGGTATCGAGATGGCGATCGCGGCGGCCGCCCTTTTTCCGGCGATGAAGATCATGCTGATGACCGGCTATGCCGACCAGCGCGAGCGCGCCGAGGAACTGAACGGCATCATCCTAGATGTCGTGCAGAAGCCGTTCACACTGGCCGAGATCCGTTCACGCGTGGATAAGGCGCTGATCTGCTTCGCCTGA
- the hpt gene encoding hypoxanthine phosphoribosyltransferase — MPIVRNKDIEVLFSASAIARRNLELAKEIAEHDYHDLLVISVLKGSFVFAADLIRAMHDVGLSPEVEFIFISSYGAGTTSGEVRVLRDIDNEVAGRDVLLIDDILESGKTLTFTRDLMLSRGARSCSIAVLLDKRMRRQTALNADYVGFDCPDYFVVGYGMDVAHAFRELPFVGVVKGDA, encoded by the coding sequence ATGCCCATCGTACGCAACAAGGACATCGAAGTCCTGTTTTCGGCATCGGCGATCGCGCGGCGCAATCTCGAGCTCGCCAAGGAGATCGCCGAGCACGATTACCATGATCTGCTGGTGATCTCGGTGCTGAAAGGCTCGTTCGTCTTCGCGGCAGACCTGATCCGCGCCATGCACGATGTCGGCCTGTCGCCCGAGGTCGAATTCATCTTCATTTCCAGTTACGGCGCCGGCACCACCAGTGGCGAGGTGAGAGTGCTGCGCGACATCGACAACGAGGTTGCCGGCCGCGACGTGCTGTTGATCGACGACATTCTGGAATCGGGCAAGACACTGACCTTCACGCGCGACCTGATGCTGTCGCGTGGCGCCAGGAGTTGTTCCATAGCGGTGCTGCTCGACAAGCGCATGCGCCGCCAGACCGCGCTCAATGCCGATTATGTCGGCTTCGACTGCCCCGATTATTTCGTTGTCGGCTACGGCATGGACGTCGCCCACGCCTTTCGCGAACTGCCGTTCGTGGGTGTTGTGAAAGGCGACGCTTAG
- the ftsE gene encoding cell division ATP-binding protein FtsE yields MIRFENVGLRYGMGPEILRDISLHIPERSFQFLSGPSGAGKTTLLRLLFMSLKPTRGLITIFGKDRSRISRTELPHLRRRIGVVFQDFRLLDHMTTYENVALPLRVRGREEASYRTDVTELLKWVGLGERMHVLPPVLSGGEKQRAAIARALIEQPEILLADEPTGNVDPPLARRLLRLFIELNRLGTAVVIATHDLGLMEQVDARRMILAGGRLDVYD; encoded by the coding sequence TTGATTCGCTTCGAAAATGTCGGCCTCCGCTATGGCATGGGTCCGGAGATACTCCGCGACATTTCCCTGCACATACCGGAGCGCTCCTTCCAGTTCCTGAGCGGCCCTTCGGGCGCCGGCAAGACGACATTGCTGCGCCTGCTCTTCATGTCGTTGAAACCGACGCGCGGCCTGATCACCATCTTCGGCAAGGACCGCTCGCGCATCTCTCGCACCGAATTGCCGCATCTCAGGCGCCGCATCGGCGTGGTGTTCCAGGATTTTCGCCTGCTCGACCACATGACCACCTATGAAAATGTCGCGCTGCCGCTGCGCGTGCGCGGGCGCGAGGAAGCGAGCTACCGCACCGATGTCACCGAGCTGTTGAAATGGGTTGGGCTGGGCGAGCGCATGCATGTGCTGCCGCCGGTCCTGTCGGGCGGCGAGAAGCAGCGCGCCGCGATCGCCCGCGCCCTGATCGAACAGCCCGAGATCCTGCTGGCGGACGAGCCGACCGGCAATGTCGATCCGCCCCTGGCGCGGCGCCTGCTGCGGCTGTTCATCGAGCTCAACCGGCTCGGCACCGCCGTGGTCATCGCCACCCACGATCTTGGCCTGATGGAACAGGTCGACGCACGCCGCATGATCCTGGCTGGCGGAAGGCTGGATGTCTATGACTGA
- a CDS encoding cell division protein FtsX, with product MTELSAEHLEDRDAELAEARPRAQRRMAPIVPAQNIAGRALVLVIAIMTFLSCLTFGAVTLVRDTASVWENQISREATIQIKPVDGLDMEAALAQASRIAGEFPGVRSTKIIDREATARLLEPWLGSGLNIDDLPVPRLITVTIDENSPPDFATMRAAIAPKLPSASLDDHRTWVDRLVAMARTTVTIGIAVLVLMLSATVLTVVFATRGAMAGNGHIIEVLHFVGAEARFIAREFRRHFLVTGMRGAAAGGAAAVLVFVAFSWWSSRNMATPQADQATALFGNFAIGSAGYLGVVMMVLVIGALTAATSHATVVAYLSDIDVRQPDA from the coding sequence ATGACTGAGCTGTCCGCAGAACACCTGGAAGACCGTGACGCCGAGTTGGCCGAGGCAAGGCCGCGCGCCCAGCGCCGGATGGCGCCGATCGTGCCGGCGCAAAACATCGCCGGCCGTGCGCTGGTCCTGGTCATCGCCATCATGACCTTCCTGTCCTGCCTCACCTTCGGCGCGGTGACGCTGGTGCGCGACACCGCCTCGGTCTGGGAGAACCAGATCTCGCGCGAGGCGACGATCCAGATCAAACCGGTCGATGGTCTCGACATGGAAGCAGCGCTTGCCCAGGCTTCGCGGATCGCCGGCGAATTCCCCGGCGTGCGGTCGACAAAGATCATCGACCGTGAAGCCACGGCAAGGCTTCTCGAACCGTGGCTGGGTTCAGGCCTCAACATCGACGACCTGCCGGTGCCGCGCCTGATCACCGTCACCATTGACGAGAACAGCCCACCCGACTTCGCCACCATGCGCGCCGCGATCGCCCCGAAGCTGCCGAGCGCATCACTCGACGATCACCGCACCTGGGTCGACCGGCTGGTGGCTATGGCCCGCACCACGGTGACCATCGGCATCGCCGTGCTGGTCTTGATGCTGTCGGCGACCGTGCTGACCGTGGTGTTCGCAACCCGCGGCGCCATGGCCGGCAATGGTCACATCATCGAGGTGCTGCATTTCGTCGGTGCCGAGGCGCGGTTCATCGCGCGCGAATTCCGCCGGCATTTCCTGGTCACCGGCATGAGGGGCGCGGCCGCCGGCGGCGCGGCGGCGGTGCTGGTCTTCGTCGCCTTTTCCTGGTGGTCGTCGCGCAACATGGCGACGCCCCAGGCCGATCAGGCAACCGCCCTGTTCGGCAATTTCGCCATCGGCTCGGCAGGCTATCTGGGGGTGGTCATGATGGTGCTGGTGATCGGCGCGCTGACGGCGGCGACCTCGCATGCCACGGTCGTAGCCTATCTCAGCGACATCGACGTTCGCCAACCCGATGCATGA
- a CDS encoding YdcF family protein, with product MVMDVRDSTGTVGQMPVVARSRAHGRVSRLRSALRLSALSLLILATLFAGGFGWFANKVSHLTTPANPAKADAIIVLTGGQSRLDAAMDLLASGKGERLLISGVHPSASRRQLQAATGGDKKLFSCCVDIDRAALDTIGNAEESAKWVESHAYNTVILVTNNYHMPRSLLEMGRLLHGAKLEPYPVVNSNLDNGGWLTKPQALRVLFTEYNKYLLALARGIVPVKQTPDGLALAETAAGG from the coding sequence ATGGTTATGGACGTGCGGGATTCGACCGGGACGGTTGGACAGATGCCGGTGGTGGCTCGTTCGCGCGCCCACGGCAGGGTCAGCCGTTTGCGGAGCGCCCTGCGTCTCTCCGCCCTCTCCCTCCTGATCCTCGCAACATTGTTCGCCGGCGGCTTCGGCTGGTTTGCCAACAAGGTCAGCCATTTGACCACACCAGCCAACCCGGCCAAGGCCGATGCCATCATCGTGCTGACCGGCGGCCAGTCTCGCCTCGACGCCGCGATGGACCTGCTGGCGTCCGGCAAGGGCGAGCGTCTCCTGATCAGTGGCGTGCATCCTTCTGCCAGCCGTCGCCAGCTCCAGGCCGCGACCGGCGGCGACAAGAAGCTGTTTTCCTGCTGCGTCGACATCGACCGGGCCGCGCTCGACACGATCGGCAATGCCGAGGAAAGCGCCAAATGGGTCGAGAGCCATGCCTACAACACGGTGATCCTCGTCACCAACAACTACCATATGCCGCGCAGCCTCCTGGAAATGGGCCGTCTGCTGCATGGCGCCAAGCTGGAACCCTACCCGGTGGTCAATTCCAATCTCGACAATGGTGGCTGGCTGACCAAGCCGCAGGCCCTGCGCGTGCTGTTCACCGAGTACAACAAATATCTGCTGGCGCTGGCACGCGGCATCGTGCCGGTGAAGCAGACGCCCGACGGCCTCGCACTGGCCGAGACCGCGGCTGGCGGCTAA
- a CDS encoding pyridoxamine 5'-phosphate oxidase family protein, translating into MNAHAFTSDVAFTPTVKAIQARKGSRQSYARVEERGSWQANITPDLAAFIEAQTSVFLSTANGDGQPYIQHRGGPAGFLKVLDEKTIGFADFSGNRQFITQGNLADNPRAFLFLIDYMLRQRIKVWGTARVVENDAELTARLMPQDYRARPEQVILFTVSAWDANCPQHIPQRFEAADVTAALGERDRRIQQLEQEIMRLKASKGRDEA; encoded by the coding sequence ATGAACGCGCATGCATTCACCAGCGACGTCGCCTTTACGCCGACCGTCAAGGCGATCCAGGCGCGCAAAGGCTCGCGCCAGTCTTACGCCCGAGTTGAGGAGCGCGGCAGCTGGCAGGCTAATATCACGCCGGACCTTGCCGCCTTCATCGAAGCGCAGACCAGCGTGTTTCTGTCGACGGCCAACGGCGATGGCCAGCCCTACATCCAGCATCGCGGCGGGCCGGCCGGTTTTCTCAAGGTGCTGGACGAGAAGACGATCGGCTTCGCCGATTTTTCGGGCAACAGGCAGTTCATCACGCAGGGCAACCTGGCCGATAACCCGCGCGCCTTCCTGTTCCTAATCGACTACATGCTGCGCCAGCGTATCAAGGTTTGGGGCACGGCGCGCGTCGTCGAAAACGATGCCGAGCTGACGGCGAGACTGATGCCGCAGGATTACAGGGCGCGTCCCGAGCAGGTCATCCTGTTCACGGTTTCGGCCTGGGACGCCAATTGCCCGCAACATATTCCGCAGCGTTTCGAGGCAGCGGATGTGACGGCGGCCCTCGGTGAACGGGACAGGCGTATTCAACAGCTCGAGCAGGAGATTATGCGCCTGAAGGCGTCGAAAGGGAGAGACGAAGCGTGA
- a CDS encoding DUF1348 family protein, whose protein sequence is MSESRPPLPPFTAETAAQKARMAEDAWNSRDPARVALAYTTDSRWRNRSEFLQGRDAIQAFLTRKWTRELDYRLIKEVWAFHGNRIAVRFAYEWHDDSGSWFRSYGNENWEFDEHGLMRLRIASINDLPISEADRKYHWPLGRRPDDHPALSELGL, encoded by the coding sequence ATGTCCGAGAGCCGTCCTCCGCTTCCCCCTTTCACCGCCGAAACGGCAGCACAGAAGGCGCGCATGGCGGAGGATGCCTGGAATTCGCGTGACCCGGCACGTGTCGCGCTCGCCTATACGACCGACAGCCGCTGGCGCAACCGCTCCGAGTTCCTGCAGGGGCGCGATGCGATCCAGGCTTTCCTGACACGCAAATGGACACGTGAACTCGACTACCGGCTGATCAAGGAGGTCTGGGCTTTCCATGGCAACCGCATCGCCGTGCGCTTCGCCTATGAATGGCACGACGACAGCGGCTCCTGGTTCCGCAGCTATGGCAATGAGAACTGGGAGTTCGACGAACATGGGCTGATGCGCCTGCGCATCGCCAGCATCAACGACCTGCCGATCAGCGAGGCCGACCGCAAGTATCACTGGCCGCTCGGGCGCCGCCCGGACGACCATCCAGCATTGTCTGAGCTCGGGCTTTAG
- a CDS encoding LysR family transcriptional regulator, with product MDRLEAMSLFVAVVEAGSLSAAARRFGIPLATVSRKVSDLERHLNTRLLNRSPRRLTPTNAGEAYLAACRRILDDVDEAERTAAGEYSAPTGELAITAPVVFGRLHVLPVVTGFLAAYPDVNIRLTLADRVTQLVEDHFDLALRIGQLPDSSLVALGVGAIRRVVCASPAYLAEHGTPMSLDDLDAHSCVTFEGLASAAQWTFASGKREVAVQVRSRLQVNTAEAAIDAAIAGVGPTKVLSYQVDAAVRSGMLCILLREFEPEPWPVSLVHAGHGLLPVKLRAFLDFAAPRLKERLARLG from the coding sequence ATGGATCGTCTCGAGGCCATGTCACTCTTTGTAGCCGTGGTGGAGGCAGGCAGCCTTTCCGCCGCGGCCCGCCGCTTCGGCATTCCGCTTGCGACCGTCAGCCGCAAGGTTTCAGATCTGGAGCGCCATCTGAACACCCGTCTACTGAACCGCTCGCCTCGCCGGCTGACACCGACCAATGCCGGCGAAGCCTATCTTGCGGCCTGCCGACGTATCCTCGACGATGTCGATGAGGCGGAACGCACGGCGGCGGGCGAGTACAGCGCCCCGACCGGTGAGCTTGCCATCACCGCCCCGGTCGTCTTCGGCCGCCTTCATGTGCTGCCGGTCGTCACCGGCTTTCTCGCCGCTTATCCCGACGTCAACATCCGGCTCACCCTGGCCGACCGCGTAACCCAGCTGGTCGAGGACCATTTCGATCTGGCGCTTCGCATCGGACAATTGCCAGACTCGAGCCTTGTTGCCCTTGGGGTCGGCGCGATCCGCCGCGTCGTCTGTGCCAGCCCTGCCTATCTGGCCGAGCACGGCACGCCCATGAGCTTGGATGACCTGGACGCGCACAGTTGCGTCACCTTCGAGGGGCTTGCCTCCGCCGCCCAATGGACCTTCGCCAGCGGCAAGAGGGAAGTCGCGGTGCAGGTCCGTTCGCGGCTTCAGGTCAACACCGCCGAAGCGGCGATCGACGCCGCGATTGCCGGCGTTGGGCCGACGAAGGTGCTCTCCTATCAGGTCGATGCCGCGGTGCGGTCAGGCATGTTGTGCATCCTGCTGCGGGAATTCGAACCGGAACCATGGCCGGTTAGCCTGGTGCATGCGGGCCACGGCCTGCTGCCGGTCAAGCTTCGCGCCTTTCTTGATTTCGCCGCCCCGCGCCTGAAGGAGCGGCTGGCACGATTGGGGTAG
- a CDS encoding lysophospholipid acyltransferase family protein translates to MLYVRSLAFNFVFYVNLIVQMILWTPYYFLSPRHRAWFVPKFWSRSCMWLYDKIAGTKNDITGQENLPEGSFILAPKHQSFWDAIAFFPFLQDPLYILKRELTWIPFFGWYIMKMRMIPVDRGSRSKALKAVVAATKEEMARNPRQLIIYPEGTRRAPGDEPAYKYGIVEIYTQLGVPVVPVAHVAGLYWPRRKFLRYPGTIKARFLPPIPPGLAKDEFMARLIGETEAACDQLLVDASRTPNPPALPPTAIKRLGELGVKA, encoded by the coding sequence ATGCTCTATGTCAGATCGCTGGCGTTCAACTTCGTCTTCTACGTCAATCTGATCGTCCAGATGATCCTCTGGACGCCCTACTATTTCCTGTCTCCCCGTCACCGCGCCTGGTTCGTGCCGAAATTCTGGTCGCGCAGCTGCATGTGGCTCTATGACAAGATCGCCGGCACCAAAAACGACATCACCGGGCAGGAGAACCTGCCTGAGGGCTCTTTCATCCTGGCACCCAAGCACCAGTCGTTCTGGGACGCGATCGCCTTCTTTCCTTTTCTCCAGGACCCGCTCTATATCCTCAAGCGCGAGCTGACCTGGATTCCCTTCTTCGGCTGGTACATCATGAAGATGCGCATGATCCCGGTTGATCGCGGCAGCCGCTCCAAAGCCTTGAAGGCGGTGGTCGCGGCGACCAAGGAAGAGATGGCGCGCAACCCACGCCAGCTGATCATCTATCCCGAGGGCACGCGCCGGGCGCCTGGCGACGAGCCGGCCTACAAATACGGCATCGTCGAAATATATACGCAGCTTGGCGTTCCGGTGGTACCGGTCGCCCATGTCGCCGGCCTCTATTGGCCGCGCCGCAAGTTCCTGCGCTATCCCGGCACCATCAAGGCGCGTTTCCTGCCGCCCATACCGCCGGGCTTGGCCAAGGATGAGTTCATGGCGCGGCTGATCGGCGAGACCGAAGCCGCCTGCGACCAGCTTCTCGTCGACGCATCGCGCACTCCAAACCCTCCGGCCCTGCCGCCTACGGCGATCAAGCGGTTGGGGGAACTTGGCGTCAAGGCTTGA
- a CDS encoding LysE family translocator yields MFEPLLSQPAPWRQLLALVLASTVVMGSPGPATISVTAAGAAFGLRHSLRYTCGIVLGTIAVLLVVATGVTAALASMPGLGQLLAAASATYILYLAFRIATAPPLAARTAEASRPTGPAGFLLAVANPKAYVAIAAVFAGATSSEAGAGLGPWTKLGVLTLMIVAIHALWLVAGAAFAGMLRRPAASRVINLFFAATLVLTTVLAVYG; encoded by the coding sequence ATGTTCGAACCGCTTCTTTCGCAGCCGGCCCCTTGGCGCCAGCTTCTGGCGCTTGTGCTTGCGTCGACCGTCGTCATGGGCAGCCCGGGGCCGGCAACGATAAGCGTCACCGCCGCTGGCGCCGCCTTCGGCCTGCGCCACTCGCTGCGCTACACCTGCGGGATCGTGCTGGGCACGATCGCCGTGCTGCTGGTCGTGGCGACCGGGGTGACGGCGGCGCTCGCCTCGATGCCGGGGCTGGGGCAGTTGCTGGCTGCCGCGTCAGCGACCTACATCCTCTATCTCGCCTTCAGAATCGCCACGGCGCCGCCGCTCGCGGCACGCACTGCCGAGGCTTCGCGCCCGACCGGGCCGGCTGGATTCCTGCTGGCGGTCGCCAACCCGAAGGCCTATGTGGCGATCGCCGCCGTGTTCGCCGGTGCTACTTCGAGCGAGGCCGGCGCCGGGCTCGGCCCATGGACGAAGCTTGGTGTTCTCACCCTGATGATCGTTGCCATCCACGCCCTCTGGCTTGTCGCCGGGGCGGCGTTCGCCGGCATGTTGCGCAGGCCGGCGGCGTCGCGGGTCATCAATCTGTTCTTTGCCGCAACGCTGGTGCTGACCACGGTGTTGGCGGTTTACGGCTGA
- a CDS encoding aldo/keto reductase translates to MQKRRLGRTDLSIAPLVLGGNVFGWTADEKTSFDLLDRFVGAGLNAIDTADAYSRWVPGHKGGESETIIGNWMKDRGNRDKVVVVTKVGSDMGQGHKDLSAAYIEKAVEASLKRLRTDVIDLYLSHWPDPTTPYEETLGAYEKLLAKGKVRNIGCSNLDAGQLRAALDVASLRGLPRYEVLQPEYNLYDRSSFDGPLRDLCVAEDIGVITYFSLARGFLSGKYRSEADLNQSPRGGGVKDYLNPRGMRILAALDAVSARLSAKQAEVALAWVIARPGVTAPIASATKPSQMDSLIKAASLKLTADDIAELDKASG, encoded by the coding sequence TTGCAGAAACGCCGTCTCGGTCGCACCGACCTTTCCATCGCGCCGCTTGTCCTGGGCGGCAATGTCTTCGGCTGGACCGCTGACGAGAAAACCTCTTTCGACCTGCTCGACCGCTTCGTCGGGGCCGGACTCAATGCCATCGATACGGCGGACGCCTATTCGCGCTGGGTTCCGGGCCACAAGGGCGGCGAGTCCGAAACCATCATCGGCAACTGGATGAAGGACCGCGGCAACCGTGACAAGGTCGTGGTGGTCACCAAGGTCGGCTCGGATATGGGACAGGGCCACAAGGATCTCTCCGCCGCCTATATCGAAAAGGCCGTCGAGGCGTCGCTGAAGCGGCTTCGGACCGATGTCATCGATCTCTATCTGTCGCACTGGCCGGATCCGACCACGCCCTATGAGGAAACGCTCGGTGCCTACGAGAAGCTGCTCGCCAAGGGCAAGGTCCGCAATATCGGCTGTTCCAATCTCGATGCCGGCCAGTTGCGGGCGGCGCTCGATGTGGCGAGCCTGCGAGGCCTGCCACGCTATGAGGTGCTGCAGCCGGAATACAATCTCTACGATCGCTCCTCCTTCGATGGGCCGCTGCGCGACCTATGCGTGGCCGAGGATATCGGCGTCATCACCTATTTCAGCCTCGCCAGGGGTTTCCTGAGCGGCAAGTACCGCAGCGAGGCCGATCTTAACCAAAGCCCCCGTGGCGGCGGGGTGAAGGACTATCTCAACCCGCGCGGCATGCGCATCCTTGCGGCACTCGACGCCGTATCGGCCAGGCTTTCGGCCAAGCAAGCGGAAGTCGCGCTTGCCTGGGTTATCGCGCGGCCAGGCGTCACAGCGCCGATCGCCAGCGCCACCAAGCCGAGCCAGATGGACAGTCTGATCAAGGCTGCGTCGCTGAAACTGACCGCCGACGATATCGCCGAACTCGACAAGGCCAGCGGCTGA